One window of Streptococcus troglodytae genomic DNA carries:
- the gtfC gene encoding glucosyltransferase GtfC, producing the protein MEKKVRFKLRKVKKRWVTVSVASAVVTLTSLSGSLVKADSSDDSQQAVTESQASLVTTSEAAKGNLTATDTSTITSATTQTAATVTDNASTTNQSTNTAANTANFDVKPTTTSEQSKTVNSDKIIATSKAVNRLTATGKFVPANNNTARPRTVTDKIVPVKPKIGKVEQQPSSLSQDDIAALGNVKNIKKVNGKYYYYKEDGTLQKNYALNINGKTFFFDETGALSNNTLPSKKGNITNNDNTNSFAQYNQVYSTDAANFEHVDHYLTAESWYRPKYILKDGKTWTQSTEKDFRPLLMTWWPDQETQRQYVNYMNAQLGIKQTYNTATSPLQLNLAAQTIQTKIEEKITAEKNTNWLRQTISAFVKTQSAWNSESEKPFDDHLQKGALLYSNNSKLTSQANSNYRILNRTPTNQTGKKDPRYTADRTIGGYEFLLANDVDNSNPVVQAEQLNWLHFLMNFGNIYANDPDANFDSIRVDAVDNVDADLIQIAGDYLKAAKGIHKNDKAANDHLSILEAWSYNDTPYLHDDGDNMINMDNRLRLSLLYSLAKPLNQRSGMNPLITNSLVNRTDDNAETAAVPSYSFIRAHDSEVQDLIRNIIRAEINPNVVGYSFTMEEIKKAFEIYNKDLLATEKKYTHYNTALSYALLLTNKSSVPRVYYGDMFTDDGQYMAHKTINYEAIETLLKARIKYVSGGQAMRNQSVGNSEIITSVRYGKGALKATDTGDQTTRTSGVAVIEGNNPSLRLRSYDRVVVNMGAAHKNQAYRPLLLTTDNGIKAYHSDQEAAGLVRYTNDRGELIFTAADIKGYANPQVSGYLGVWVPVGAAADQDVRVAASTAPSTDGKSVHQNAALDSRVMFEGFSNFQAFATTKEEYTNVVIAKNVDKFAEWGVTDFEMAPQYVSSTDGSFLDSVIQNGYAFTDRYDLGISKPNKYGTADDLVKAIKALHSKGIKVMADWVPDQMYAFPEKEVVEVTRVDKYGHPVAGSQIKNTLYVVDGKSSGKDQQAKYGGAFLEELQAKYPELFARKQISTGVPMDPTVKIKQWSAKYFNGTNILGRGAGYVLKDQATNTYFSLAADNTFLPKSLVNPDHGTSSSVIGLVYDGKGYTYHSTSGNQAKNAFISLGNNWYYFDNNGYMVTGARTINGANYYFLSNGIQLRNAIYDNGNKILSYYGNDGRRYENGYYLFGQQWRYFQNGVMAVGLTRVHGAVQYFDASGFQAKGQFITTADGKLHYFDRDSGNQISNRFVRNSKGEWFLFDHNGVAVTGTITFNGQRLYFKPNGVQAKGEFIRDANGYLRYYDPNSGNEVRNRFVRNSKGEWFLFDHNGIAATGARVVNGQRLYFKSNGVQAKGELITERKGRIKYYDPNSGNEVRNRYVRTSSGNWYYFGNDGYALIGWHVVEGRRVYFDENGIYRYASHDQRNHWDYDYRRDFGRGSSSAVRFRHPRNGFFDNFFRF; encoded by the coding sequence ATGGAAAAGAAAGTACGTTTTAAATTACGTAAAGTGAAGAAAAGATGGGTGACAGTATCTGTTGCTTCAGCTGTAGTGACTTTGACCTCTCTTTCAGGAAGTCTAGTAAAAGCAGATTCAAGCGACGACAGCCAACAGGCGGTTACAGAATCTCAGGCTAGTCTTGTGACGACAAGTGAAGCAGCAAAAGGAAATTTGACTGCTACTGATACAAGTACAATAACTTCAGCAACAACTCAAACAGCCGCAACTGTTACTGATAATGCTTCTACAACAAACCAGTCCACAAATACTGCTGCTAATACAGCTAATTTTGACGTTAAACCAACAACAACTTCAGAACAGTCTAAAACTGTTAATAGCGATAAAATAATTGCTACATCAAAAGCGGTAAACCGTTTAACTGCGACTGGCAAATTTGTTCCTGCTAACAATAATACTGCACGTCCAAGAACTGTTACTGATAAAATAGTTCCAGTAAAACCAAAGATTGGTAAAGTAGAACAGCAGCCGTCATCACTTAGTCAAGATGATATTGCAGCCTTAGGTAATGTTAAAAATATCAAAAAAGTGAACGGTAAATATTATTATTATAAAGAAGATGGAACTCTTCAAAAGAACTATGCTTTAAACATTAATGGGAAAACTTTCTTCTTTGATGAAACGGGAGCATTATCAAATAATACTTTACCTAGTAAAAAGGGTAATATCACTAATAATGATAACACTAATAGCTTTGCTCAATATAATCAGGTCTATAGTACAGATGCTGCAAACTTCGAACATGTTGATCATTATTTGACAGCTGAGAGTTGGTATCGTCCTAAGTACATCTTGAAAGATGGTAAAACATGGACACAGTCAACAGAAAAAGATTTCCGTCCTTTATTGATGACATGGTGGCCTGACCAAGAAACACAGCGTCAATATGTCAACTATATGAATGCACAGCTTGGGATCAAGCAAACATACAATACAGCAACCAGTCCGCTTCAATTAAATTTAGCGGCTCAGACAATACAAACTAAGATCGAAGAAAAGATCACTGCAGAAAAGAATACCAATTGGCTGCGTCAGACTATTTCAGCATTTGTTAAGACACAGTCAGCTTGGAACAGTGAGAGCGAAAAACCGTTTGATGATCACTTACAAAAAGGGGCATTGCTTTATAGTAACAATAGCAAGCTAACTTCACAGGCTAATTCCAACTACCGTATTTTAAATCGCACCCCGACCAATCAAACCGGAAAGAAAGATCCGCGGTATACAGCCGATCGCACCATCGGTGGTTACGAGTTCTTGCTAGCTAATGATGTGGATAATTCCAATCCTGTTGTTCAGGCAGAACAGCTGAACTGGCTGCATTTTCTCATGAACTTTGGTAACATTTATGCCAACGATCCTGATGCTAACTTTGATTCCATTCGTGTTGATGCGGTGGATAATGTGGATGCTGACTTAATCCAAATCGCTGGTGATTACCTCAAAGCTGCTAAAGGGATTCATAAAAATGATAAGGCTGCCAATGATCATTTGTCTATTTTAGAGGCATGGAGCTATAACGACACTCCTTACCTTCATGATGATGGCGATAACATGATTAACATGGACAATAGATTACGTCTTTCCTTGCTTTATTCATTAGCTAAACCCTTGAATCAACGTTCAGGCATGAATCCTCTCATCACTAACAGTCTGGTGAATCGAACAGATGATAACGCTGAAACTGCCGCAGTCCCTTCTTATTCCTTCATTCGTGCCCATGACAGTGAAGTGCAGGATTTGATTCGCAATATTATTAGAGCAGAAATCAATCCTAATGTTGTTGGTTATTCTTTCACCATGGAGGAAATCAAGAAAGCTTTCGAGATTTACAACAAAGACTTACTGGCTACAGAGAAGAAATACACACACTATAATACGGCGCTTTCTTATGCCCTGCTTTTAACTAACAAATCTAGTGTGCCGCGTGTCTATTACGGCGATATGTTCACAGATGATGGTCAGTACATGGCTCATAAGACCATTAATTACGAAGCCATCGAAACCCTGCTTAAAGCACGGATTAAGTATGTTTCAGGCGGTCAAGCCATGCGAAACCAAAGTGTTGGCAATTCTGAAATCATTACGTCTGTTCGCTATGGTAAGGGAGCCCTGAAGGCAACGGATACAGGGGATCAGACGACACGCACTTCTGGAGTGGCCGTGATTGAAGGCAATAACCCTTCTTTACGTTTGCGTTCTTATGATCGTGTTGTTGTCAATATGGGAGCTGCCCATAAGAATCAAGCTTACCGACCTTTACTCTTGACCACAGATAACGGTATCAAGGCTTATCATTCTGATCAAGAAGCGGCTGGTTTGGTGCGCTACACCAATGACAGAGGGGAATTGATCTTCACAGCGGCTGATATCAAAGGCTATGCCAATCCTCAAGTTTCTGGCTATTTAGGTGTTTGGGTGCCAGTAGGAGCTGCAGCTGATCAAGATGTCCGTGTGGCAGCCAGCACTGCCCCATCGACAGACGGCAAATCAGTGCATCAAAATGCAGCCCTTGATTCTCGTGTCATGTTTGAAGGCTTCTCAAATTTCCAAGCTTTTGCGACTACAAAAGAAGAGTATACGAATGTGGTCATTGCTAAGAATGTGGATAAGTTTGCGGAATGGGGTGTTACAGACTTTGAGATGGCACCGCAGTATGTGTCTTCAACAGATGGTTCTTTCTTGGATTCTGTAATTCAAAATGGCTATGCCTTTACGGATCGTTATGATTTGGGGATTTCCAAACCTAATAAATACGGGACAGCCGATGATTTGGTTAAGGCCATCAAGGCATTGCACAGCAAGGGCATCAAGGTTATGGCTGACTGGGTGCCTGATCAAATGTATGCTTTCCCTGAAAAAGAAGTTGTTGAAGTCACTCGTGTGGACAAGTATGGCCATCCTGTTGCAGGCAGTCAAATCAAAAACACACTTTATGTAGTTGATGGTAAGAGTTCCGGAAAGGACCAGCAGGCTAAGTATGGGGGAGCTTTCTTAGAGGAGCTGCAAGCTAAATATCCAGAGCTTTTTGCCAGAAAGCAAATTTCAACAGGGGTTCCGATGGATCCAACTGTTAAGATTAAGCAATGGTCTGCCAAGTACTTTAATGGAACAAACATTTTAGGACGGGGAGCAGGTTATGTCTTGAAGGATCAGGCAACCAATACTTATTTCAGTCTTGCTGCAGATAATACCTTCCTTCCGAAATCATTAGTTAATCCGGATCATGGAACGAGCAGTTCTGTAATAGGATTAGTGTATGATGGTAAAGGCTATACTTATCATTCAACAAGCGGCAACCAAGCTAAAAATGCTTTCATTAGCTTAGGAAATAATTGGTATTATTTCGATAACAACGGCTATATGGTCACTGGTGCTAGAACTATTAACGGTGCTAATTATTATTTCTTATCAAATGGTATTCAATTGAGAAATGCTATTTATGATAATGGTAATAAAATATTGTCTTATTATGGAAATGACGGTCGCCGTTATGAAAATGGTTATTATCTCTTTGGTCAACAATGGCGTTATTTCCAAAATGGTGTTATGGCTGTCGGCTTAACACGTGTTCATGGTGCTGTTCAATACTTTGATGCTTCTGGGTTCCAAGCTAAAGGACAGTTTATTACAACTGCTGATGGAAAGCTGCATTATTTTGATAGAGACTCAGGAAATCAAATTTCAAATCGCTTTGTTAGAAATTCCAAGGGAGAATGGTTCTTGTTTGATCACAATGGTGTTGCTGTAACTGGTACGATAACGTTCAATGGACAACGTCTTTACTTTAAACCTAATGGTGTTCAAGCTAAAGGAGAATTTATCAGAGATGCAAATGGATATCTAAGATATTATGATCCTAATTCCGGAAATGAAGTTCGTAATCGCTTTGTTAGAAATTCTAAGGGAGAATGGTTCTTATTTGATCACAATGGTATCGCTGCAACTGGTGCCAGAGTTGTTAACGGACAACGCCTCTACTTTAAGTCTAATGGTGTTCAAGCTAAGGGTGAGCTCATTACAGAGCGTAAAGGTCGTATTAAATATTATGATCCTAATTCTGGAAATGAAGTTCGTAATCGTTATGTAAGAACATCATCAGGAAACTGGTACTATTTTGGTAATGATGGTTATGCCTTAATTGGTTGGCATGTTGTTGAAGGAAGACGTGTTTACTTTGATGAAAATGGTATTTATCGTTATGCCAGTCATGATCAAAGAAACCACTGGGATTATGATTACAGAAGAGACTTTGGTCGTGGCAGCAGCAGTGCTGTTCGTTTTAGACACCCTCGTAATGGATTCTTTGACAATTTCTTTAGATTTTAA
- the gtfB gene encoding glucosyltransferase GtfB codes for MDKKVRYKLRKVKKRWVTVSVASAVMTLTTLSGGLVKADSNEAKSQVSNDSNTSVVTTNEESNVTTESTSKQETASSQTDHTVTTSSGSTSVVNPKETVSNPYTVEKTASDDEKPQNQTTTVDKTSEAVANNIGNQTTEADTDVVDDSNTANLQILEKLPNVKEIDGKYYYYDNNGKVRTNFTLIADGKILHFDETGAYTDTSIDTVNKDIVTTRSNLYKKYNQVYDRSAQSFEHVDHYLTAESWYRPKYILKDGKTWTKSTEKDFRPLLMTWWPSQETQRQYVNYMNAQLGINKTYDDTSNQLQLNIAAATIQAKIEAKITTLKNTDWLRQTISAFVKTQSAWNSESEKPFDDHLQNGAVLYDNEGKLTPHANSNYRILNRTPTNQTGKKDPRYTADNTIGGYEFLLANDVDNSNPVVQAEQLNWLHFLMNFGNIYANDPDANFDSIRVDAVDNVDADLLQIAGDYLKAAKGIHKNDKAANDHLSILEAWSDNDTPYLHDDGDNMINMDNKLRLSLLFSLAKPLNQRSGMNPLITNSLVNRTDDNAETAAVPSYSFIRAHDSEVQDLIRDIIKAEINPNVVGYSFTMEEIKKAFEIYNKDLLATEKKYTHYNTALSYALLLTNKSSVPRVYYGDMFTDDGQYMAHKTINYEAIETLLKARIKYVSGGQAMRNQRVGNSEIITSVRYGKGALKATDTGDQTTRTSGVAVIEGNNPSLRLNDTDRVVINMGAAHKNQAYRPLLLTTDNGIKAYHSDQEAAGLVRYTNDRGELIFTAADIKGYANPQVSGYLGVWVPVGAAADQDVRVAASTAPSTDGKSVHQNAALDSRVMFEGFSNFQAFATTKEEYTNVVIAKNVDKFAEWGVTDFEMAPQYVSSTDGSFLDSVIQNGYAFTDRYDLGISKPNKYGTADDLVKAIKALHSKGIKVMADWVPDQMYAFPEKEVVTATRVDKFGKPVEGSQIKSVLYVADSKSSGKDQQAKYGGAFLEELQAKYPELFARKQISTGVPMDPTVKIKQWSAKYFNGTNILGRGAGYVLKDQATNTYFNISDNKEINFLPKTLLNQDSQVGFSYDGKGYVYYSTSGYQAKNTFISEGDKWYYFDNSGYMVTGARTINGANYYFLSNGLQLRDAILKNEDGTYAYYGNDGRRYENGYYQFMSGVWRHFNNGEMSVGLTVVDGQVQYFDEMGYQAKGKFVTTANGKIRYFDKHSGNMHRNRFIENEEGKWLYLGEDGAAVIGSQTINGQHLYFRANGVQVKGEFVTDRHGRISYYDGNSGDQIRNRFVRNAQGQWFYFDNNGYAVTGARTINGQHLYFRANGVQVKGEFVTDRYGRISYYDGNSGDQIRNRFVRNAQGQWFYFDNNGYAVTGARTINGQHLYFRANGVQVKGEFVTDRHGRISYYDANSGERVWIN; via the coding sequence ATGGACAAGAAAGTGCGTTATAAACTGCGCAAAGTTAAGAAAAGATGGGTGACAGTATCTGTTGCATCTGCTGTAATGACTTTAACTACACTTTCGGGTGGTTTGGTTAAAGCAGATTCTAATGAAGCAAAATCCCAAGTTTCTAATGATTCTAATACTAGTGTTGTTACTACTAATGAAGAATCTAATGTAACAACCGAGTCGACATCTAAGCAAGAAACTGCTAGTAGTCAAACTGATCATACAGTAACGACAAGCAGTGGCTCTACTTCAGTAGTTAATCCCAAAGAGACTGTAAGTAATCCTTACACGGTTGAAAAAACGGCTTCTGATGATGAAAAGCCCCAAAATCAAACAACTACAGTTGATAAAACTTCTGAAGCTGTTGCTAATAATATTGGCAACCAAACAACAGAAGCAGATACAGATGTTGTTGATGATAGTAATACAGCCAATCTACAAATATTGGAAAAACTCCCCAATGTAAAAGAAATTGATGGTAAGTATTATTATTATGACAACAACGGCAAAGTTCGTACTAATTTTACGTTGATTGCTGACGGCAAAATTTTACATTTTGATGAAACTGGTGCTTATACTGATACATCAATTGACACTGTAAATAAAGATATCGTCACAACAAGAAGTAATCTATACAAAAAATATAATCAAGTTTATGATCGCTCTGCACAGAGCTTCGAACATGTTGATCATTATTTGACAGCTGAGAGTTGGTATCGTCCTAAGTACATCTTGAAAGATGGTAAAACATGGACAAAATCAACAGAAAAAGATTTCCGTCCTTTATTGATGACATGGTGGCCGAGTCAAGAAACACAGCGTCAATATGTCAACTACATGAATGCACAACTTGGCATTAACAAGACTTATGATGATACAAGCAATCAATTGCAATTAAATATTGCAGCTGCAACTATTCAAGCAAAAATTGAGGCCAAAATTACAACTTTAAAGAATACTGATTGGCTGCGTCAGACTATTTCAGCATTTGTTAAGACACAGTCAGCTTGGAACAGTGAGAGCGAAAAACCGTTTGATGATCACTTACAAAATGGAGCAGTACTTTATGATAATGAAGGCAAATTAACGCCGCATGCTAATTCCAACTACCGTATTTTAAATCGCACCCCAACCAATCAAACCGGAAAGAAAGATCCACGGTATACAGCTGATAACACTATCGGCGGTTATGAATTCCTTTTGGCCAACGATGTGGATAATTCCAATCCTGTTGTTCAGGCAGAACAGCTGAACTGGCTGCATTTTCTCATGAACTTTGGTAACATTTATGCCAACGATCCTGATGCTAACTTTGATTCCATTCGTGTTGATGCGGTGGACAATGTGGATGCTGACTTACTTCAAATCGCTGGTGATTACCTCAAAGCTGCTAAAGGGATTCATAAAAATGACAAGGCTGCCAATGATCATTTGTCTATTCTCGAAGCCTGGAGTGACAATGATACCCCTTATCTTCATGATGATGGCGATAACATGATTAACATGGACAACAAATTGCGTCTGTCTCTCTTATTCTCACTAGCTAAACCCTTGAATCAACGTTCAGGCATGAATCCTCTCATCACTAACAGTCTGGTGAATCGAACAGATGATAACGCTGAAACTGCCGCAGTCCCTTCTTATTCCTTCATTCGTGCCCATGACAGTGAAGTGCAGGATTTGATTCGTGATATTATCAAGGCAGAAATCAATCCTAATGTTGTTGGTTATTCTTTCACCATGGAGGAAATCAAGAAAGCTTTCGAGATTTACAACAAAGATTTATTGGCTACAGAGAAGAAATACACACACTATAATACGGCGCTTTCTTATGCCCTGCTCTTGACCAACAAATCCAGTGTGCCGCGTGTCTATTACGGCGATATGTTCACAGATGACGGTCAGTACATGGCTCATAAGACCATTAATTACGAAGCCATCGAAACTCTGCTTAAAGCACGGATTAAGTATGTTTCAGGCGGTCAGGCCATGCGCAATCAGCGGGTTGGCAATTCTGAAATTATTACATCTGTTCGTTATGGTAAGGGAGCTCTGAAGGCAACGGATACAGGGGATCAGACGACACGCACTTCTGGAGTGGCCGTGATTGAAGGCAATAACCCTTCTTTACGTTTGAATGATACTGATCGCGTTGTTATCAATATGGGAGCTGCCCATAAGAATCAAGCTTACCGACCTTTACTCTTGACCACAGATAACGGTATCAAAGCTTATCATTCTGATCAAGAAGCAGCTGGTTTGGTGCGCTACACCAATGACAGAGGGGAATTGATCTTCACAGCGGCTGATATCAAAGGCTATGCCAATCCTCAAGTTTCTGGCTATTTAGGTGTTTGGGTGCCAGTAGGAGCTGCAGCTGATCAAGATGTCCGTGTGGCAGCCAGCACTGCCCCATCGACAGACGGCAAATCAGTGCATCAAAATGCAGCCCTTGATTCCCGTGTCATGTTTGAAGGCTTCTCAAATTTCCAAGCTTTTGCGACTACAAAAGAAGAGTATACGAATGTGGTCATTGCTAAGAATGTGGATAAGTTTGCGGAATGGGGTGTTACAGACTTTGAGATGGCACCGCAATATGTGTCTTCAACAGATGGTTCCTTCTTGGATTCTGTAATTCAAAATGGCTATGCCTTTACGGATCGTTATGATCTGGGAATTTCCAAACCTAATAAATACGGGACAGCCGATGATTTGGTTAAGGCCATCAAGGCATTGCACAGCAAGGGCATTAAGGTTATGGCTGACTGGGTGCCTGATCAAATGTATGCTTTCCCTGAAAAAGAAGTGGTTACAGCAACACGCGTTGATAAGTTTGGAAAACCTGTTGAAGGCTCACAAATTAAGAGTGTTCTTTATGTTGCTGACAGCAAGAGTTCCGGAAAGGACCAGCAGGCTAAGTATGGGGGAGCTTTCTTAGAAGAGCTGCAAGCTAAATATCCAGAGCTCTTTGCCAGAAAGCAAATTTCAACAGGGGTTCCGATGGATCCAACTGTTAAGATTAAGCAATGGTCTGCCAAGTACTTTAATGGAACAAACATTTTAGGACGGGGAGCAGGCTATGTCCTAAAAGATCAGGCAACTAATACTTACTTTAATATTTCAGATAATAAGGAAATAAACTTCCTTCCTAAAACGTTATTAAACCAAGATAGTCAAGTTGGTTTCTCTTATGACGGTAAAGGTTATGTTTATTATTCAACGAGTGGTTACCAAGCCAAAAATACTTTCATCAGCGAAGGTGACAAATGGTATTATTTCGATAATAGCGGCTATATGGTCACTGGTGCTAGAACTATTAACGGTGCTAATTATTACTTCTTATCAAATGGTCTACAGCTCAGAGATGCTATTCTCAAGAATGAAGATGGAACTTACGCTTATTATGGAAATGACGGTCGCCGTTATGAAAATGGTTATTATCAATTCATGAGTGGTGTATGGCGTCACTTCAATAATGGTGAAATGAGTGTTGGCTTAACTGTTGTTGATGGTCAGGTTCAATACTTTGATGAAATGGGTTACCAAGCTAAAGGGAAATTTGTAACAACTGCTAATGGTAAAATAAGATATTTTGATAAGCATTCTGGGAACATGCATCGTAATCGTTTTATTGAAAATGAAGAAGGTAAATGGCTGTATCTTGGTGAAGATGGTGCAGCAGTGATAGGCTCTCAAACGATTAACGGTCAGCACCTATACTTTAGAGCAAACGGTGTTCAGGTCAAGGGTGAATTTGTCACTGACCGCCACGGCCGCATCAGCTATTACGACGGCAATTCAGGGGATCAAATCCGTAACCGCTTTGTCCGCAATGCTCAGGGTCAATGGTTCTACTTTGATAACAATGGCTATGCCGTAACAGGTGCCAGAACTATCAATGGTCAGCACCTATACTTTAGAGCAAACGGTGTTCAGGTCAAGGGTGAATTTGTTACCGACCGCTACGGCCGCATCAGTTATTACGACGGCAATTCAGGGGATCAAATCCGTAACCGCTTTGTCCGCAATGCTCAGGGTCAATGGTTCTACTTTGATAACAATGGCTATGCCGTAACAGGTGCCAGAACTATCAATGGTCAGCACCTATACTTTAGAGCAAACGGTGTTCAAGTCAAGGGTGAATTTGTTACTGATCGCCACGGCCGCATCAGCTATTACGATGCTAACTCTGGAGAACGAGTTTGGATTAACTAG
- the trmFO gene encoding methylenetetrahydrofolate--tRNA-(uracil(54)-C(5))-methyltransferase (FADH(2)-oxidizing) TrmFO — MSQSYINVVGAGLAGSEAAYQIAKRGIPVKLYEMRGVKKTPQHKTSHFAELVCSNSFRGDSLTNAVGLLKEEMRRLDSIIMRIGEAHRVPAGGAMAVDRHGYAQAVTAEIENNPLIQVIRNEITEIPDDAVTVIATGPLTSDSLAEKIYKLNGGEGFYFYDAAAPIVDQASVNMGKVYLKSRYDKGEAAYLNCPMTKEEFMRFYEALINAEEAPFNSFEKEKYFEGCMPIEIMAKRGIKTLLYGPMKPVGLEYPNDYKGPRDGDYKAPYAVVQLRQDDAAGSLYNIVGFQTHLKWSEQKRVFSMIPGLEQAHFVRYGVMHRNSYIDSPNLLTPTFATCKNPNLFFAGQMTGVEGYVESAASGLVAGINAVRRFKDEEAVIFPQTTAIGALPYYITHAKSKHFQPMNINFGIIKDLGGSRIRDKKERYEKIAERSLKDLQKFLTV; from the coding sequence ATGTCTCAATCTTATATTAATGTTGTTGGGGCTGGTCTTGCTGGCTCTGAAGCTGCTTATCAGATCGCTAAACGCGGTATTCCTGTCAAGCTTTATGAAATGCGTGGAGTTAAAAAAACACCTCAGCATAAAACAAGTCATTTTGCGGAATTAGTTTGTTCGAATTCTTTTCGTGGTGACAGTTTAACGAATGCTGTTGGTCTTCTCAAAGAAGAAATGCGCCGTCTGGACTCTATTATCATGCGAATTGGTGAAGCCCATCGTGTTCCTGCAGGTGGTGCTATGGCAGTTGATCGTCACGGCTATGCTCAAGCCGTTACAGCAGAAATTGAAAACAACCCTCTTATTCAGGTTATTCGAAACGAAATAACTGAAATTCCTGATGATGCTGTTACAGTGATTGCGACTGGTCCACTGACAAGTGACAGTCTGGCTGAAAAAATTTACAAACTAAACGGCGGTGAAGGGTTTTATTTTTATGACGCGGCGGCACCAATTGTCGATCAAGCTTCCGTGAATATGGGTAAGGTTTATCTCAAGTCACGTTACGATAAGGGAGAGGCTGCCTATCTCAATTGCCCTATGACTAAGGAGGAGTTTATGCGTTTTTATGAAGCTTTGATCAATGCTGAAGAAGCTCCGTTTAACTCCTTTGAAAAGGAAAAATACTTTGAAGGTTGCATGCCTATTGAGATTATGGCCAAGCGGGGCATAAAAACACTGCTTTACGGCCCCATGAAACCAGTTGGTCTGGAATACCCAAATGACTACAAGGGTCCCCGAGACGGTGATTATAAAGCTCCCTATGCTGTTGTACAGCTTCGACAAGATGATGCAGCTGGCAGTCTTTACAATATTGTTGGTTTTCAGACCCATCTTAAGTGGAGTGAGCAAAAACGTGTCTTTTCCATGATTCCAGGTCTAGAGCAAGCACATTTTGTCCGTTATGGCGTCATGCATCGCAACTCTTACATTGACTCCCCTAATCTTCTCACTCCCACCTTTGCAACGTGTAAAAATCCAAATCTATTTTTTGCTGGACAAATGACAGGTGTAGAAGGTTATGTTGAATCTGCAGCTTCTGGGCTTGTTGCTGGAATCAATGCTGTACGTCGTTTTAAAGATGAAGAAGCAGTAATCTTTCCGCAAACAACAGCGATTGGTGCTTTACCGTATTATATTACACATGCAAAAAGTAAGCATTTTCAACCAATGAATATTAATTTTGGTATCATCAAAGATCTGGGTGGATCACGTATTCGTGATAAGAAGGAACGTTATGAGAAGATTGCTGAGCGATCGCTTAAAGATCTACAAAAATTCTTAACTGTTTAA